DNA from Triticum aestivum cultivar Chinese Spring chromosome 7D, IWGSC CS RefSeq v2.1, whole genome shotgun sequence:
gaggccatggtgttgatgtagaagccctccgtgatcgattccccctccggcggagcgccggaaaaggccccaagatgggatctcacgggtacaaaaggttgcggcggtggaaatagggtttcgtggtgctcctggatgttttcggggtatatgggtatatataggaggaagaagtaggtcgatggagctgcgaggggcccacaagggtgggggcgcgcccaggggggcaggcgcgcctccctgcctcgtggcctcctcgcttctttcttgacgtccactccaagtcccctggatcacgtttgttccaaaaataactctcccggaggtttcattccgtttggactccgtttgatattccttttctgtgaaacactgaaataggcaaaaaaaactgcaatttgcaccgggccttcggttaataggttagtcccaaaaataatataaaagtgtataataaagcccattaaacatccaaaacagataatataatagcatggaacaatcaaaaattatagatacgttggagacgtatcaagcatccccaagcttaattcctgctcgtcctcgagtaggttaatgataaaaacagaatttttgatgtggaatgctacccaacataattttcaatgtaattttctttattgtggcatgaatgttcagatccgaaagattcaagacaacagtttaatattgacataaaaataataatacttcaagcatactaactaagcaattatgtcttctcaaaataacatggccaaagaaagttcatccctacaaaatcatatagtttggtcatgctccatttttgtcacacaagaatgctctcatcatgcacaaccccgatgacaagccaagaattgtttcatactttagtaatctcaaacttttttcaactttcacgcaatacatgagcgtgagccatggacatagcactatgggtggaatagaatagaatgatggggttatgtggagaatacaaaaaaggagaaagtctcacattgacgcggctaatcatcgggctagggagatgcccatcaattgatgtcaatgcaaggagtagggattgccatgcaaacgggtgcactagatctataaatgtatgaaagctcaataaaagaaactaagtgggtgtgcatccaacttgcttgctcacgaagacctagggcatttgaggaagcccattgttggaatatacaagccaagttctataatgaaaaattcccactagtatatgaaagtgacaaaacatgagactctctatcataaagatcatggtgctactttgaagcacaagtgtgggaaaaaaggatagtagcattgtccctttttatttctcttccttttttgggccttctttttttggcctttctcttttttttgggacaatgctctattaatgatgatcatcacacttttatttatttacaactcaatgattacaactcgatactagaacaaaatatgactctatatgaatgcctccggcggtgtaccgggatgggcaatgaatcaagagtggcatgtatgaagtAATATGCATGGtgggtttgccacaaatacgatgtcaactacatgatcatgctaggcaatatgacaatgatgaagcgtgtcataataaatgaaacggtggaaagttgcatggcaatatatctcggaatggctatggaaatgccataataggtaggtatggtggctgttttgaggaagatataaggaggtttatgtgtgatagagcgtatcatatcacggggtttggatgcaccggcgaagtttgcaccaactctcaaggtgagaaagggcaatgcacggtaccgaagaggctagcaacgatggaaggactctcaaaataatataagtgaagcatgagagatcaataatttctataaaataaaaccaccaccgtgctctaaaagatataagtgaagcactagagcaaaattatctctctcagaagatataagtgaagcacatagagtattctaataaattccgattcatgtgtgtctctcccaaaaggtgtgtatagcaaggatgattgtggtaaactaaaaagcaaagactcaaatcatacaagacgctccaagcaaaacacatatcatgtggtgaataaaaatatagcatcaagtaaagttaccgatggacgaagatgaaagaggggatgccttccagggcatccccaagtttaggcttttggttgtccttgaattttaccttggggtgccttggtcatcccaaatcttaggctcttgccacttcttattccataatccatcaaatctttactcaatacttgaaaacttcacaacacaaaactcaatagaaaatctcatgagctccgttagcgaaataagacaaaccaccactttaaggtactgtaatgaactcattctttatttatattggtgttaaacctactgtattccaacttatctatggttcataacctccgatactagccatagattcatcaaaataagcaaacaacacacgaaaaaagaatctgtcaaaaacagaacaatctgtagtgatctgtatcaaacgcaaactttctgtaactcaaaaattctgccaaaataggaagacctaaataatttgtttattgatctactgcaattggaatcagtattttaccacattctggtgatttttaacaattgtttttgtgagcagaaagtttctgtctttttcagcaagatcaaataattatcatccaagaagatcctataggttttacttggcacaaaaactaattaaaacataaaaccacatctaaccaaaggctatatgaattatttattactaaacagaaacaaaaagcaagaaacaaaaataaaattgggttacctcccaacaagcgctatcgtttaacgcccctagctaggcataatttttattgatgctcacaaggatgataataattgaaacacaaagagagcatcataaaacatgtgacaaacacatctaagtcacataacatattctcaacacgatccacatgcatgcgaagttgacactcttccaaaatagtgggattatcattaactaaagccatgacctctccaagcccacttttatcaaaaataccataagattgaacattctccaaatatgtgggatataaagttgacactcctccaaacccactttcaatattattgcaaacactattatcaatctcatattcatcatggggcttaaataaattttcaagatgataagaagaatcacaccaatcatgatcattgcaacaagtagtagacatagcaaaactagcatccccaagcttagggttttgcatattattagtacaattgacatcaagagaatttatagtaacatcattgcaatcatgcttttcatcgaaggaactatcaagtatgggtgcaatagcaacgatctcatgtttaacataaggaactatagcaaattcatcttcataaatattggcatcatggccacaagaatagtaagcatcatgttcatcaagggatatttcagtcaaatcatcggaatcataattatctatagattcatgcatatcattattttcttcagaagcaacggtaattctttcaataaattctttgacatagacattatgaccatagttttcatagcaatatttaagtatgtcaaaattttcagattcgtagagagtaatatcatatttttcaatcaaagaagcaacttcataagcacccttaaaagcaacaaattctttaatttgttcgatatcatagtaattataaacaccctttgcataagaagataagatttcattatcattaaactcacataggtagggaaggtgttttttagggttcctagagcaacaagtaaaatcataaatttcacccataagagtctccccttttcagacaaacggtgacgcataaaatgagcatgctcatctaaagatttcctatcaactaggctagttggggtttcagcacgagcgcataaggatcgaagatgatccaagtagaacactttaagtggatccatatcaatagatttttagcaagcaaagatgcaagcaaatagaaggcacatgaaaacacaaacaaaaagacatacgggaagaaggcgaagaaaaggcaaaggtgaagtggggagaggaaaacgagaggcaaatggcaaataatgtaatgcgagggataatgcCCCCGTGTTTAGAAAATCCAATTTGAATATTTCAAGAGAAAACTGAAATTTTTGTGAATCTTCTCAAGACATGTGCCTAATATTATCCCTAAAAAGATCAAGTCGAAAATCAAAATACACATtgagaaagaaaaagacaaatccAAACTTGAAACCGTGGTGTTTTTGCTTGTCTTTTCGTCACACTATTTATCCTGgatttgtcatctttgtttctctATGTTTCAATTGTTCATGTCTTTTTTAGAGTTTTCTGGAACATTTAAATTTGAGTTTTTGATCGTTGGAGCATGTGACCATACGAGTATTCGGGAGCACGATACTTTGTTTTGCACGCAGCATGACAAGTCTGACTTTGACCCCTGATCGTCACCACCTCGTCACGCTCGCACCGGTTTTTTATTAATGATAAATAATAATGCTGTAATTCTGAAACTAGTAATGATAAGTTAGAATTTCAAAAAATAGGAAGAATGCCATCAATACTAGCGTCCAGACCTGGTCGCTGTTGCAAACCACGTCCACACCTGGACGCTATTCTTAGCAGCGTCCGTTGTTTGGTTCAACCTAGCCCAAAAAAGTCCTCGCCTTCGTCCGACCTAAGAGCAACTCCGACGCGGCAACCTAAATTGACGCAGATTTTGTTCGTTCTTTGTTCATTTGGATCGGTCAGCCGGATGTCAATTTCCGTTTTTGTCCGCCGGTCCGAAGATGCGAGCAACACGGACGAACATATTTCACATTTGCGCTGGATTTCAATTTCTTTAAATAAAACAGCCAGCAGAAGTCCAATTTACATTAATTAAAACtaaaatatatattaaataaaaagataaaagaaaCAGTTAGCGGCGGGCAGTAGATCTAGGCATCGTcattttcctcctcctccttggccaggTCGATGTAGACTAGCGTCTCCATCCACGGGAACACCTGCTGGATGGCTGGCAGCGTAGCCGCTTGCTGCGCCACCAACTGATGCTTCTCCTGCCGCTCGGCCTCCTCGTCTATCATGCCCACCCGCACGGGCGTGCATGATATACGATGGCAACGTGCTCGTCCACGACCATGATTGCCCAAGCAGCGGCCATGGCTCCTCCTCCATACGCTCGGGCGCGAGCGGTGCTGGTGACGGTGGGGGCATGTTAGCCTCCACTCTAGCCgccgattcaacatgtgtgtgtgCAAGGCTAGGCCACTTGGCGAGCTCCTTGCGCTCGGCCTCCTCAATGGACCTCATTGTGGCCTCCTCGAGGGCCACAATGTAGGACTCCTAATCCTCGCCCCTTCACCATGACCGATGGTGATGGTGGACCAGCGAGCGTGCGTGGTGCACGGGACGCATCCTTGAAGCACGACCGACAACGCTGGTCATGCTCAGTGGCGAACTACGCGTCCTAGTTCGGCGAATCCATCATGGACGCTGGGTCGCGGCGAAGGTCGTCCGGGAGTAGACACGATGATGGTGGATCTCCATCAGCTGCGTGCGGCCTGAGTCCGGCACGGTCGGCACCAGAACCCTATCGAGGTTGAGATGCCACCCGTGTGGCAGGTTCACGTTGGGCTACGACACCGGCACACCATGCTTCCAAAAGTGCCGGCAGTGGTGCACTGACACATAGAGGCAAAAGCACGACAGCCGACTCAAGATCGACTTATCTGTTATCATAAACTAGCCAGTTACCAATTGTATTGCCCAAAAGTAACAACCTAGTCACATATATAATGTACGCTTGTAACCATTGAGTAAATTGTACACAAGACCAAACAAAGAAGATTCAACGAGGCCATGGAACAACTCACATGCTCCAACCATAGGTCTAGTGGATGATCCTAATGATGAGTGAATGATCCTAATGACAAGCAGCTAGTGAGATGATGTTGCTCCTGTGATGATTGATGATGTCCTTGCTAGAGCTTGCTTACCACCTAGCAAGGTAGGAAGCGACGGCTGCAGATCGTATTAGAGTATATAGGTCATGAAATCTCTATCTATCAAAGTAAAACGACTCGTTGAACCCAATCAGAGCACCAATGAAAGGGCAATGACTGGACGCCATCCGTACTAGAGTCCAGACCTGGACGCCATCCATACTAGCGTCCAGACCTGGACGCAGTTAGCAATGGAGTCCATCCTGGACGCTGTTATTCCTAGCGTCCTTCCTATTTTTATAATTTTCACCAGCCCTTTACCAGTTTCGGAATTACAGAATTATCATTTACTATTAATAAAAAATTCGGCGCTCGCGCGCATGCAATTATGTCCCCCTACCGCCGGCGGGACCCACGTCCTCCTCCGCCGGCCAATCGATTCCGTCGGCAACGTAGCCCACGCCGTGGCCGCGAGACCTTGCTTGTAAAACAATCCATCCTTCCACCCACCGATCACTTCCCATCACTTTGACAGATGCAAGCCATCCATCCATCGGTTTCTCCCATTAATGAGCATCATAATCCGCACGAACCGCGCGCGAGAGTGACAAAATCACAGGCAAAATCCAAATATCCGTTCAAATATTTACATAGCTGCAGGTGATGGATGAACTACCCTGAACAAACAAGCCAAGAAATTCAAACACAAGCTCGATCGAACGCCAATTCATCTCCGTGTTTCTAAAATCTTTCACTCCGTGCATGTGACTTAGTTAATGATCACTCGATCGATCAGGCGAAGTAGCCATTGGCGCTGTTGTGAGCGGCGCGCGCCCCGGGCATCTGCGCCGCCTGCATGCTCTGCAGGAGCATCCGGTCCTCCGCCGCGCCGAGCCCGTGGGCGAACGCGTCGCCGCCGGAGAGGGAGTGCTGCAGGTGGTTCCCGTAGCCGAATGCCGCGCCGGTGTACTGCTGCCGCTGCTGGTGGAGGTGGTGGTCGAAGGACACGGCGGCCGCCGGCTGCTGCTGCGGCGCGAAGCCGTAGCCGGAGGCCCCGCCGAAGTTGATGACGGGAGCGCCGGAGAACGGGCCGGCGGGGGCCGAGGGGATGCCGGTGAACTGCTGCACCATGGCGCGGAAGTTGCTGGCGTCCGTGTTGAGCAGCGTCACTGGCGCGCGGCGCGACGCGCGGGCCCGCTTCCTCGCCGCCGGCTTGCCCGCCACCCGCGGGCCCAGGGCCCCGCCCGCCGCCCGGGACGGGCTCCCGTCGCCGGACCCCGCCGACGCCGGGCTCGTCGGCGTCGCGGAGGCGACGATCGTCGAGTCCGCCGCAGCGCCGCCCAGGCACGGAGCGTCGTAGCGGTACAGGTCGTCGGTCCAGTTGGCGAAGCTCGAGCCAGTGTCACTCATCGCCATGGCAGCGGGTCAGCCGGCCGGAGGAGAGTGCTCTGCTTTGCTCAGCCTCAGCTCTGCTTGCGTCTTTGGGAGCTACTAGGAAGAGCTCGACATCGGCGGAGCGGCGTCCGATTTATAGCGAAACGGAGCGCCACAGCGTCCACGAGCCGTCGGATCGACGAGGACGCGGGACGGACGGCCGGGATCGGCCGGCGCGTCGCGGTCTCGAAGGTGGCTCGTCTGACCGGCCCCGTGAGACGCTTTCCACCTTCCGGGAAGCGTCGTTGATCCGTCGTCCCCGCTAGGTCGCGGCCCACCAACCTGTGGACCCGCGCGCGCCACGTGCGCGCGTGCGCCCGGCTGGGCCCActtcgccggagctccgccgcgccGGAGGTCGTGATCGACGGAGCTTTTTTGTACTTTGCCGGGAACGATCGAAGGAACCTTCGGTGGAAACCGGGAAGAGGAACGGACAACGGATGGAGACGGCCGGCGAATCCGTTTTGGGTGGAGGGAAGAACCCACGTGAATTTGGGCACGTGCGCCATTTCACCTCGGGGGAGACGGATGGATCACTGTCAGTATCCACCTTGGAGACCGTGGTCACGTCGCGTTCAGGTTGGGCCGTTCAGCTATCTCAGAGAATGACTGGCCGGAGAATCATGTAAAAACCCATCTgtctgattttttttcctttttaaaatAATAACAACCCACTACAAAATCACTCATCGTTTCATCATGCATGTTTTTTCAGTGGAGACTTATATTACCCCCACTCTGATCTGATGCATGTAGCCAAAGTATTACAACCACTCATTGCAGTTAACACACAAAATATGATTTAGCCTTGTAAAAAAGTGACGAAACACATTTGGCGACCAACCTATTACATGCACATCATCCAAACTAGGGATACCAATTTTCTGGTACAAGCCGTGTTTGCAACCAATTGATATACAAGAAAAACATTTGCACCCATATGGCATAATTGATTGTTATATCCGTCCACAAAATACTCTTACAAAGTAGGCATTTGGTTTATCATCTAAATCTTGAATGCCCAACCCTCTATGCTCTATTGGAGAACAATAGGATACTCCACTTTTGCTAGTCAGTGTTTCTTTCGGTGTTGGTCAGACCACCAAAAGAAACGCAACCGGTAAAAAGCATGTCTTGAAAAAAGACAACATCGTCATTACGACCCAACCAAATGAAAACACGGTTGCTACCCTACAAGTACGAGAGAGCGGAGAGACTTATCCACCCCCACGAAGCCATGAGCCAAACAATGTGTGACATACTTCGAGGTGGAGTTTTTCGAGTTAAGGACCATCGCTCCTAACTTTCATTTCTGAGAATGTTAAAACACACAACTGGGCT
Protein-coding regions in this window:
- the LOC123166410 gene encoding VQ motif-containing protein 22, whose amino-acid sequence is MAMSDTGSSFANWTDDLYRYDAPCLGGAAADSTIVASATPTSPASAGSGDGSPSRAAGGALGPRVAGKPAARKRARASRRAPVTLLNTDASNFRAMVQQFTGIPSAPAGPFSGAPVINFGGASGYGFAPQQQPAAAVSFDHHLHQQRQQYTGAAFGYGNHLQHSLSGGDAFAHGLGAAEDRMLLQSMQAAQMPGARAAHNSANGYFA